The genomic window TTCTTGCTGAACGCCCTGACCGACGCCGACTTTGCCCTGTCCGGTGGACGGGGTGGGTGGACCGTGGAGCAACACCTGCGGCATATGGCCCGCTTCCGGGTGGGCTGGCTGTGGAATCTGTCGCGCGCCCATGCCGGGCCACTGCTGGACCCGGCACGCAAGGATGCGGACGGAGATCCCGAGTGGCGCTGGCAGGACAGCCCGCCGCACGAGCTGGCGGCCGCCTTTGCCGCTGGGGACACGGCGGCACTGAAGGCAGTTCAGGACGCGCTGGACGGGAACCGTGCCTTCGACGATCCCTGGGGGGAAGGCGCGTACCAGACGAATCCCGCCCACTTTCTGCAACACACCATCGTCCACGACAGCCACCACCGGGGGCAGGTGCTGGCCCTGCTGCGGATGGGCGGGCGCACGGCACAGGACATGGACGCCCTGGACGCACACTGGGCCATCTGGAGGGCGTAGTGAAGATTCCTGAACTGTATGACTACCTGAGGCGCGCCCGCCGTGACCTGTGGTCCACGCTGGAAGCTGTGCCGGATGAGGTGCTGTCCCGCCCCGTGCTGGACGGAGAACGGTTCCACAGCATCAAGGATCTGGTGGCGCATACGGCCAGCGTGGAGGACGGCTGGCTTCACTACACCATCTTGCGGGACCCGCCCGTGAAGGATTGCTTTCCCGTGCTGAAGGAGACCAGGGACGGTCCTGTCTTCGGCGCCTTTCCGCTCTCAGATCTGCTGGATTACTGGCGAGCAGTGGAGGCCAGTACCGTGGTCTACCTGTCCACACTGACCGACGCCGATCTGGACCGGGTGGTGGAGGACACGCCCGAAGAACACTTCAAACTGGACGGTCTGCTGTGGCACGTCATGTTGCACGAGGTCCGGCACACCGCACAGATCGCCGCACTGTTGCGGACACAGGGCGTCCGGCCGCCGTCAATGGACCTGCTGTTTTACCTGCCGAACCTCAAGTCATAGGTCACCGGCAGGGCGCAGGAGAAACAGACACGAAAAAACCCCCGCATCTCGGCGGGGGCTTTTCATTGAAGTGAAGGTTTATGCCGTGGTCTGCGGCATGGGCATCTGCGGGTTGCCCACTTTCGCCACGGCGTCGCGCACCACGTCACCGGTGATCAGTTCCTGGCTCAGCAGGGCGTCGGCAACCTCGTGCATGGCAGCCTTGTACTCGCTGACGATCTCACGGGCACGCTCGAAGGCGCGGGTCAGGATGCGCTTGACATCCTCGTCCACCAGCTGGCTGGTGTGCTCGCTGAAGGCCTTGGGCCGGGCCATGTCCTCGCCTAGGAACACCGGGCCGGAGTCGCTGGACAGGGCCATGTTCTTGAAGTTCTCGCCCATGCCCCACTCCAGCACCATCTTGCGGGCGATGTTGGTCGCCTTGCGGAAGTCGTCGGCGGCGCCCGAGGTCACGCTGCCCATGAACACTTCCTCGGCAGCGCGTCCGCCCAGGGCCACGACCAGCTGGTTCTCCAGGCGCTCCTTGCTCATCAGCACCTGCTCTTCGGGCAGGTAGAACGCCGCGCCCAGCGCCCGTCCACGCGGAATAATGCTGACCTTCTGCAGCTTGTCGCTGCCCGGAATCACGGCGGCCGTGATGGCGTGCCCGGCCTCGTGGTACGCGATGGCCTTCTTTTCCTCGGGACTGATGGTCAGCGAGCTGTTTTCCAGGCCCAGCGTGATCTTGTCCAGCGCGCGGTAGAAATCGCTCATGTCGATCTGGGTCTTGCTCAGGCGGGCGGCTTCCAGCGCGGCCTCGTTGGTGATGTTCTTGAGGTCCGCCCCCGAGAAGTACGGCGTGCTCTTGGCAACCTCATTCACGTCCACGCCTTCGGCCAGCGGCTTGTTGCGCAGGTGGACCTTGAGGATGGCCTCGCGCTCTTTCATGTTGGGCAGGTCAATGGTGACCTGACGGTCGAAGCGGCCGGGGCGCAGCAGCGCCGGGTCCAGCACGTCGGGGCGGTTGGTCGCGCCCAGCACAATCACGTTGCTGGACTTGTCGAAGCCGTCCATCTCCGAGAGGATCTGGTTGAGGGTCTGCTCACGCTCGTCGTGTCCGCCGCCGATGCCCGCACCGCGCTTGCGGCCAATCGAGTCGATCTCGTCGATGAACATGATGGCGGGCGCACTCTTGCGGGCGTCCTCGAACAGGGCGCGCACGCGGCTGGCGCCGACGCCCACGAACATCTCCATGAACTCCGAGGCGCTCACCGAGAAGAACGGAACGTCCGCCTCGCCGGCAATCGCGCGGGCCAGCAGCGTCTTACCGGTGCCGGGAGGGCCGACGAGCAGCACGCCCTTGGGGATCTCGGCACCGATCTGGTGGTACTTGCCGGGATTTTTCAGGAAATCCACGACCTCGATCAGTTCCTTCTTGGCTTCCTCGTGTCCGGCCACGTCCGTGAACTTGGTCTGGACGCGGTTTTCCTTGCCGTACTTCTTGGCCTTGCTCTGCCCGAACTGCATGACGCCGCTCTGGCCGCCCTGGGCGCGCATGAAGAAGAAGTACATCAGACCAATCAGCAGGATGATGGGCAGGAAGTTCAGCAGGATGCCCAGCCACTGGCTGGGAGCCTCGAAGCGGTAGTCCACGCCCCGGGTTTCCAGCTGGTTGATCAGGCTGCTGTCGGGGGTGGCGAGGCTGCTGGGCAGCCGCACCGTGAAGGCGCTGAGGTCGGTGGTGCGGGCCGGCTGGTTGCCCTGGGTGGGCAGGTCAACCTGCGTGGGCCCCTTGAGGGTCACGGTGGCATTGCTTTCACGGACAATGACCTGCTGCACGCGGTCTTGCTCCAGCAGCGATTTGAATTCGTTATAGTTGACATTGACGCGTCCGGTAGACGGCATCTGCGAGAACATCAAAAACAGTGCCAGGACGAATAACACGATCAGCCAGGGATTGAGCCGCCTCAAGAACGTTCCTCCAGGGGGAAAAGTAGGGGTGGGGCGGACTTCGCCCCTTCTAGACTTGAGTGTACCAGACTCAAGGTGCATGAAATTGTCCCGATTTCACACCTGCGCTTTAACGTTCCGAAACTCAGGTGGTGGGGGGCCGGTGGTGGGGGCAGGTGAGTCAGGGCCATGCAACACAGTCCTCCGCCCTGCGCTTCTTCTGCGCCGGTTCTGCGCTGGCCCATGCGGCGTGCGGTCCACCCGGAAGGGATGGACTATCCTGACGGAGAATGATTGACGCGGACACCACCTGGCAACAGGCTTGCACGGCCCTGGCCGGAGGAGATTACGAGGCGGCCTTTGTCGTGCTGGACGCTGCCCTGTC from Deinococcus aerophilus includes these protein-coding regions:
- a CDS encoding DinB family protein, whose amino-acid sequence is MTDLSLLHESFARNGRVNAFLLNALTDADFALSGGRGGWTVEQHLRHMARFRVGWLWNLSRAHAGPLLDPARKDADGDPEWRWQDSPPHELAAAFAAGDTAALKAVQDALDGNRAFDDPWGEGAYQTNPAHFLQHTIVHDSHHRGQVLALLRMGGRTAQDMDALDAHWAIWRA
- a CDS encoding DinB family protein, whose protein sequence is MKIPELYDYLRRARRDLWSTLEAVPDEVLSRPVLDGERFHSIKDLVAHTASVEDGWLHYTILRDPPVKDCFPVLKETRDGPVFGAFPLSDLLDYWRAVEASTVVYLSTLTDADLDRVVEDTPEEHFKLDGLLWHVMLHEVRHTAQIAALLRTQGVRPPSMDLLFYLPNLKS
- the ftsH gene encoding ATP-dependent zinc metalloprotease FtsH, producing the protein MRRLNPWLIVLFVLALFLMFSQMPSTGRVNVNYNEFKSLLEQDRVQQVIVRESNATVTLKGPTQVDLPTQGNQPARTTDLSAFTVRLPSSLATPDSSLINQLETRGVDYRFEAPSQWLGILLNFLPIILLIGLMYFFFMRAQGGQSGVMQFGQSKAKKYGKENRVQTKFTDVAGHEEAKKELIEVVDFLKNPGKYHQIGAEIPKGVLLVGPPGTGKTLLARAIAGEADVPFFSVSASEFMEMFVGVGASRVRALFEDARKSAPAIMFIDEIDSIGRKRGAGIGGGHDEREQTLNQILSEMDGFDKSSNVIVLGATNRPDVLDPALLRPGRFDRQVTIDLPNMKEREAILKVHLRNKPLAEGVDVNEVAKSTPYFSGADLKNITNEAALEAARLSKTQIDMSDFYRALDKITLGLENSSLTISPEEKKAIAYHEAGHAITAAVIPGSDKLQKVSIIPRGRALGAAFYLPEEQVLMSKERLENQLVVALGGRAAEEVFMGSVTSGAADDFRKATNIARKMVLEWGMGENFKNMALSSDSGPVFLGEDMARPKAFSEHTSQLVDEDVKRILTRAFERAREIVSEYKAAMHEVADALLSQELITGDVVRDAVAKVGNPQMPMPQTTA